The following coding sequences lie in one Lolium perenne isolate Kyuss_39 chromosome 2, Kyuss_2.0, whole genome shotgun sequence genomic window:
- the LOC127335691 gene encoding uncharacterized protein, producing MGRPRSHWDKSTSPKRHQRLASPPTDGPRGGRILTSLPENAKDDRPPTVNSNRWWYSNKTRQRRRTQRHHRNNNDDAIGTNHHHRGQERTSRHSADDLARATRPSLPPSPVDLTPLLSRPAARAIPRGAASPRRPVNARGAMSGAEEEEDEEEVFYESRDRVLSSSGSSTSASDDDGDDRPHRRRHPAAAPALDVWTSEPAPVQERRRRLLHMMGLHGDPSSLARLEMGRSASYDGPVRPPPAALSPMSRSRSDGAAAKPPLGSRSRRASSASSEAADPRCLIRNLDDGTEFILDDGLELREVGTGRQLTMEQFDRCVGRSPIVQELMRRQSIETSPSTPIQRSSSDSSTGTARRRRRSSWLRSIRDVVSSPRARDDKDGRRSSSATDDSANGPEPVKVRQSGKAYKELSGLFINQEIPAHDGSIWTIEFTNDGRYLASAGEDCVIHVWEVLQYERRREENGACNPVVAVMCNGSPELTLALATTDGSHWDKKYRARVSQGRKSVSSERLMVPEHVFGLSEKPVKTFEGHSEDVLDLCWSKSQYLLSSSMDKTVKLWHMSSISCLKTFSHCDYVTCIQFNPVDDRYFISGSLDEKVRIWSVPKREIVDWHDLHEMVTAVCYTPDGQCALVGSHKGSCHIYDTSDSKLLQKKQIDLQTKKKKSSQKKITGFQFLPGSSSKVLITSADSRIRVVDGFELVHKFKGFRNTNSQISACLAAKGRYVISASEDSHVYMWRNDDSSEHRRSKGTVSVTNSYEHFYCQDVTVAVVLPSTAGSTVTSRTNSRKHEDLDCVPEYPDRPRDSSDFQQQQSVNDLSTGSNHSGDRASATWPEELMTPTKQSPRSSSTSIPNGAGQAPSRSAWGMGIVTAGRGGQIRILQNFGFPVRV from the exons ATGGGCCGCCCACGCTCCCACTGGGACAAGTCCACTTCCCCGAAACGGCACCAGCGGTTAGCCTCGCCGCCGACAGACGGGCCCCGCGGCGGCCGGATTTTGACCTCCCTGCCGGAAAACGCCAAGGACGACCGGCCCCCGACAGTAAACAGTAACCGATGGTGGTACAGTAACAAAACCCGGCAACGACGACGCACGCAGAGGCATCACCGCAATAACAACGACGACGCCATCGGCACCAACCACCACCACAGAGGGCAGGAACGAACCTCTCGCCATTCCGCCGACGACCTCGCGCGCGCGACGCGGCCCTCCCTCCCTCCATCCCCGGTGGATCTGACCCCGCTCCTCTCCCGACCGGCCGCGCGAGCGATCCCTCGCGGCGCCGCCTCGCCTCGCCGGCCGGTCAATGCGCGCGGGGCGATGAGCggggccgaggaggaggaggacgaggaggaggtgtTCTACGAGTCGCGGGACCGCGTCCTCTCCTCCTCcggctcctccacctccgcctcggacgacgacggcgacgaccgcccgcaccgccgccgccatcccgcggcggcgccggcgctcGACGTGTGGACGTCCGAGCCGGCGCCAGTGCAGGAGCGCCGCAGGAGGCTGCTGCACATGATGGGGCTCCACGGGGACCCCTCCTCCCTCGCGCGCCTCGAGATGGGCCGATCGGCCTCCTACGACGGGCCCGTCCGCCCGCCACCGGCCGCGCTCTCCCCCATGTCCCGATCCAGATCGGACGGCGCGGCCGCCAAGCCGCCGCTCGGGTCCCGCTCGCGCCGtgcttcctccgcctcctccgaggCGGCGGACCCCAGGTGCCTCATCCGGAACCTCGACGACGGAACCGAGTTCATCCTCGACGACGGGCTCGAGCTCCGCGAGGTCGGCACGGGGCGGCAGCTCACCATGGAGCAGTTCGACCGCTGCGTCGGCCGCTCCCCCATCGTGCAGGAGCTCATGCGCCGCCAGAGCATCGAGACCTCCCCGTCCACCCCCATCCAGAGGTCCAGCTCCGACTCCAGCACCGGCACCGCGCGCCGTCGCCGGCGCAGCAGCTGGCTCCGTTCCATCCGCGACGTCGTGTCCAGCCCCCGTGCCCGCGACGACAAGGACGGGCGCCGGTCCAGCTCCGCCACGGACGACAGCGCCAATGGCCCGGAGCCCGTCAAGGTGCGCCAGTCCGGGAAGGCCTACAAGGAGCTCAGCGGGCTGTTCATCAACCAGGAGATACCGGCGCACGACGGCTCTATCTGGACCATCGAGTTCACCAACGACGGGCGCTACCTCGCGAGCGCTGGGGAGGACTGCGTGATCCATGTATGGGAGGTGCTGCAGTACGAGAGGAGACGGGAGGAGAATGGGGCGTGCAATCCGGTGGTTGCAGTTATGTGCAATGGTTCGCCGGAGCTGACATTGGCGTTGGCCACGACGGATGGGAGCCACTGGGATAAGAAATACCGGGCAAGGGTCTCGCAGGGTCGGAAATCCGTGAGCTCCGAGCGCTTGATGGTGCCCGAGCATGTGTTTGGGCTGTCGGAGAAACCGGTCAAAACCTTTGAGGGCCATTCAGAGGATGTGCTAGATCTCTGCTGGTCCAAGTCGCAG tACTTACTTTCATCTTCAATGGATAAAACAGTGAAGTTATGGCACATGTCAAGCATTTCATGTTTAAAAACGTTCTCACACTGTGACTATG TGACATGCATCCAGTTCAACCCTGTCGATGATAGATACTTCATTAGTGGTTCCCTGGATGAAAAGGTTCGCATATGGAGTGTTCCAAAACGTGAAATTGTTGATTGGCATGATCTGCATGAAATGGTCACTGCCGTTTGCTATACCCCTGATGGACAG TGTGCTCTAGTTGGTTCCCACAAGGGCAGCTGTCATATTTATGACACTTCGG ATAGCAAGCTTCTCCAAAAGAAACAAATTGACCTGCAAACTAAGAAAAAGAAGTCCAGCCAGAAGAAGATCACTGGATTTCAG TTCCTCCCAGGGAGTTCTTCGAAGGTGCTCATCACATCTGCTGATTCACGGATCCGAGTGGTTGATGGCTTTGAACTAGTTCACAAGTTTAAAG GTTTCCGTAACACCAACAGCCAAATCTCAGCTTGCTTAGCTGCGAAAGGGAGGTATGTGATCTCAGCAAGCGAAGACTCCCATGTGTACATGTGGAGAAATGATGACAGCTCTGAGCATAGAAGAAGCAAGGGCACTGTTTCTGTCACAAATTCCTACGAACACTTCTACTGCCAGGATGTGACGGTGGCTGTTGTGTTGCCATCTACCGCCGGATCAACAGTAACGTCCAGAACCAACTCCAGGAAGCACGAGGACCTGGATTGTGTGCCCGAGTATCCTGACAGACCGCGAGATTCCTCTGATTTCCAGCAACAACAGAGCGTCAATGACCTAAGCACCGGATCAAATCATAGCGGTGACAGGGCATCTGCAACTTGGCCTGAGGAGCTCATGACACCAACGAAACAGAGCCCTCGATCCAGCAGTACCAGCATCCCCAACGGTGCTGGGCAAGCTCCAAGCCGATCAGCCTGGGGCATGGGGATCGTCACGGCAGGCCGTGGAGGTCAGATCAGGATACTTCAGAATTTTGGGTTTCCCGTCAGAGTATAG